A window from Mangifera indica cultivar Alphonso chromosome 2, CATAS_Mindica_2.1, whole genome shotgun sequence encodes these proteins:
- the LOC123208336 gene encoding sulfite reductase [ferredoxin], chloroplastic-like, with protein sequence MTSTASVAAATNTVIPSDSNSKLRIRSFTGLKSSQSLALSKSLRAFPAPYSSRTTTSLVRAVSTPVKPETEPKRSKVEIIKEQSNYIRYPLNEELLTDAPNINESATQIIKFHGSYQQYNRDERGAKSYSFMLRTKNPCGKVSNQLYLTMDDLADQFGIGTLRLTTRQTFQLHGVLKKDLKTVMSSIIRSMGSTLGACGDLNRNVLAPPAPLVRKDYLFAQETAENIAALLTPQSGFYYDMWVDGEQIMTAEAPEVVRARNDNSHGTNFPDSPEPIYGTQFLPRKFKIAVTVPTDNSVDILTNDIGVVVVSDEKGEPQGFNIFVGGGMGRTHRVETTFPRLGEPLGYVPKEDILYAVKAIVVTQREHGRRDDRKYGRMKYLISSWGIEKFRNVVEQYYGKKFEPFRELPEWEFKSYLGWHEQGDGALFCGLHVDSGRIAGKMKKTLREIIEKYNLNVRITANQNIILCDIRKAWKRPITTTLAQAGLLLPRYVDPLNITAMACPALPLCPLAITEAERGIPDILKRVRAVFDKVGLKYNESVAIRVTGCPNGCARPYMAELGLVGDGPNSYQIWLGGTPNQMSLARSFMNKVKVQELEKVFEPLFYHWKHKRQTKDESFGDFTNRMGFEKLQELVEKWEGPEKAPSRYNLKPFADKETYEALDDLAKLQNKTAHQLAIEVIRNFVAAQQNGKCI encoded by the exons ATGACTTCGACGGCGTCTGTCGCAGCAGCTACCAACACCGTGATACCGAGTGATTCGAATTCGAAGCTCCGGATTCGGAGCTTCACCGGATTGAAATCGTCGCAGTCGCTGGCTCTCTCCAAGAGTTTACGTGCCTTCCCCGCCCCGTACTCCTCCAGAACTACTACCTCGCTCGTTAGAGCTGTCTCCACG CCAGTAAAGCCCGAGACTGAACCTAAGCGTAGTAAGGTGGAAATAATCAAAGAGCAAAGTAATTACATAAGGTACCCACTTAATGAGGAATTGTTAACGGATGCTCCTAATATAAATGAGTCTGCTACACAAATAATCAAGTTCCATGGGAGCTATCAACAGTATAACAGAGACGAGCGTGGTGCAAAGTCTTACTCATTCATGCTTCGAACTAAGAATCCTTGTGGAAAAGTTTCAAATCAACTCTATCTAACCATGGATGATCTTGCTGATCAGTTTGGTATTGGAACTCTTCGCTTGACCACCAGACAAACATTTCAGCTCCACGGTGTTCTGAAGAAGGACCTCAAGACTGTAATGAGTAGCATAATTAGAAGCATGGGATCAACTCTTGGAGCATGTGGTGATCTTAATAGGAATGTGCTTGCTCCTCCTGCTCCTCTTGTAAGGAAAGATTACCTATTTGCACAGGAAACGGCAGAGAATATTGCTGCACTCCTCACACCTCAGTCAGGTTTTTACTATGATATGTGGGTGGATGGAGAGCAAATAATGACAGCAGAAGCACCTGAAGTGGTGAGGGCACGCAACGATAATTCTCATGGAACAAATTTCCCTGATTCTCCTGAGCCCATATATGGAACTCAGTTCTTGCCAAGAAAGTTCAAAATTGCTGTAACTGTGCCCACAGATAACTCAGTGGATATTCTCACTAATGATATCGGCGTTGTTGTTGTTTCGGATGAAAAAGGAGAGCCTCAAGGATTCAACATATTT GTTGGTGGAGGAATGGGAAGAACACATAGAGTGGAAACCACATTTCCTCGCCTGGGAGAACCTTTGGGATATGTGCCAAAAGAGGACATTTTGTATGCTGTGAAAGCTATTGTTGTTACACAAAGAGAACATGGAAGGAGAGATGATCGTAAATATGGTAGAATGAAATATTTGATCAGCTCTTGGGGAATCGAGAAGTTTAGAAATGTCGTTGAGCAATATTATGGAAAGAAATTTGAGCCTTTCCGTGAACTTCCTGAGTGGGAATTTAAAAGTTACTTGGGATGGCATGAGCAG GGTGATGGTGCTTTATTTTGTGGACTCCATGTTGATAGTGGCCGTATTGcgggaaaaatgaaaaagacatTGAGGGAGATAATAGAGAAGTATAATTTAAATGTGCGTATTACAGCAAACCAGAACATCATATTGTGTGATATTCGCAAAGCATGGAAGCGTCCCATCACCACAACTCTTGCTCAGGCTGGTCTGCTG CTTCCTAGATATGTAGACCCCCTCAACATAACTGCAATGGCATGCCCTGCTTTACCACTTTGCCCTCTTGCAATAACTGAAGCTGAGCGAGGAATACCGGACATTCTCAAGCGGGTTAGAGCTGTATTTGACAAG GTTGGTCTCAAGTACAATGAATCTGTGGCCATAAGGGTAACAGGCTGCCCTAATGGCTGCGCAAGACCATATATGGCGGAACTTGGACTGGTTGGTGATGGTCCAAACAGCTATCAG ATATGGCTTGGTGGAACCCCCAATCAAATGTCGTTAGCAAGAAGCTTTATGAATAAAGTTAAGGTTCAAGAGTTGGAAAAAGTTTTTGAGCCTTTGTTCTACCACTGGAAACACAAACGGCAAACAAAAGATGAATCATTTGGCGACTTCACAAACCGCATG GGATTTGAAAAGCTCCAAGAGCTGGTTGAGAAATGGGAAGGCCCAGAGAAAGCACCATCAAGATACAACCTGAAACCTTTTGCTGATAAGGAGACCTACGAAGCCTTGGATGACCTTGCCAAGCTACAGAATAAGACTGCCCACCAGTTGGCTATTGAAGTTATTCGCAATTTTGTTGCCGCCCAGCAAAATGGCAAAT GTATTTGA
- the LOC123207429 gene encoding uncharacterized protein LOC123207429, with protein MAVNVYRSRSRSVTLKEKRGESMSKEIAAGDDMTIRAMKDEIARKLAGGRHNREIRAKPSKSGDGGDGMQIIGGEVVADTNPNSASKVEQPLAKENNSGWSKKEEEGRETKSVMNIDENCITLRRKRGADGEMILAYLSLHLHDRSSPRLRPRQVPIFRMVDLGENDVHRIVGKRIKVYWPESRKWFTGHIKAFNAEKGLHSVVYDDGDKELLNLRMERFELEILPNEGFNLKADSSSKKKGRGLDANAVSPLMLPEAAFKVEDSKELIESSALNVKSQEVMKTLESKMENVSKKVGKSGSSRLQRKSTKAKWDSAPEMEKVDAKMKVDVNTGGEVMKCKSDADIIIEKAMEVDHLTGNQKTKCLEEVAEKYAEGQITVLALAAGKNKENLEDGNVNGDMEDEKEPVEPENITASEDAVISSMLSFHTIKDKTKDLPPAEKVKKIKLEADINIEKAMEVDHPTDNQKTKSLEEVGEKSAQGQITILALVAGNNKESLEDGNVNGDMEDEKKQVEPQNIIASEDAVISSMLSFRTNKDKTKDLPPTEKVEEAIKEISAQVATDVDMQQTQMKSALSLTTEIACIAVSKLHLPKNPEEGNADLLPEDLKSEKHQPEEASKQEMKSASKKAVKGGKTKSN; from the coding sequence ATGGCAGTGAATGTGTACAGAAGCAGATCCAGATCTGTAACTTTGAAGGAAAAGAGAGGTGAAAGCATGTCAAAAGAAATTGCTGCCGGTGATGATATGACAATAAGGGCTATGAAAGATGAAATAGCTAGGAAGTTAGCTGGTGGGCGGCATAATCGAGAGATCAGGGCAAAACCAAGTAAGTCAGGAGATGGGGGAGATGGGATGCAGATAATTGGTGGAGAAGTGGTGGCAGACACAAATCCAAACTCTGCTTCTAAGGTAGAGCAGCCATTGGCAAAGGAAAACAATTCTGGCTGGTctaagaaggaagaagaaggcAGAGAAACAAAATCTGTGATGAACATTGATGAGAACTGTATAACTCTGAGGCGGAAGAGGGGTGCGGACGGAGAAATGATTCTAGCTTATTTGTCATTGCATTTGCATGATAGAAGTTCACCAAGGCTTCGTCCAAGACAGGTGCCCATTTTCCGGATGGTGGATTTGGGTGAGAATGATGTTCACAGAATTGTTGGGAAAAGAATCAAGGTTTATTGGCCGGAGTCTCGGAAATGGTTTACTGGGCACATCAAAGCTTTCAATGCCGAGAAGGGGCTGCACAGTGTTGTGTATGATGATGGTGACAAGGAGTTGTTGAATCTAAGGATGGAGCGGTTTGAGCTTGAAATTTTGCCAAATGAGGGTTTCAACTTGAAAGCTGATTCCAGTTCCAAAAAGAAAGGTAGGGGACTGGATGCTAATGCGGTGAGTCCACTTATGTTGCCAGAGGCAGCATTTAAGGTTGAAGATTCTAAAGAATTGATTGAGAGTTCAGCGTTGAATGTCAAATCTCAAGAAGTGATGAAGACTCTAGAGTCAAAGATGGAAAATGTGTCGAAGAAGGTGGGCAAAAGTGGGAGCTCAAGATTGCAAAGGAAAAGTACCAAAGCTAAGTGGGATTCGGCTCCAGAAATGGAGAAAGTGGATGCAAAGATGAAGGTTGATGTGAACACAGGTGGTGAAGTCATGAAGTGCAAGTCGGATGCTGATATCATCATTGAAAAAGCTATGGAAGTTGATCATCTAACAGGTAATCAGAAGACTAAATGTCTTGAAGAAGTTGCTGAAAAGTATGCTGAGGGTCAAATCACTGTATTGGCTCTTGCTGCTGGGaagaacaaagaaaatttgGAAGATGGTAATGTGAATGGAGATATGGAGGATGAAAAAGAGCCGGTGGAGCCAGAGAACATAACGGCTTCAGAAGATGCTGTAATAAGTTCCATGCTGAGCTTTCATACCATTAAAGACAAGACAAAGGATCTGCCTCCAGCAGAAAAAGTCAAGAAGATCAAGTTAGAAGCTGATATCAACATTGAAAAAGCTATGGAAGTTGATCATCCAACAGACAATCAGAAGACCAAATCTCTTGAAGAAGTTGGTGAAAAGTCTGCTCAGGGTCAAATTACCATATTGGCTCTTGTTGCTGGGAATAACAAAGAAAGTTTGGAAGATGGTAATGTGAATGGAGATATGGAGGATGAAAAAAAGCAGGTGGAACCACAGAACATAATAGCTTCAGAAGATGCTGTAATAAGTTCCATGCTGAGCTTTCGTACCAATAAAGACAAGACAAAGGATCTGCCTCCGACAGAAAAAGTTGAGGAAGCAATCAAAGAAATCAGTGCTCAAGTAGCCACAGATGTTGATATGCAGCAAACCCAGATGAAGTCAGCTCTCAGCCTCACCACTGAAATTGCCTGCATTGCGGTCAGCAAGTTGCATTTGCCAAAGAATCCAGAAGAAGGAAACGCTGATCTTCTGCCGGAGGACCTGAAATCAGAGAAGCATCAACCTGAAGAAGCAAGCAAGCAAGAGATGAAGTCAGCCAGCAAGAAAGCAGTGAAAGGAGGGAAGACAAAGAGCAACTAA